Proteins encoded within one genomic window of Tamandua tetradactyla isolate mTamTet1 chromosome 11, mTamTet1.pri, whole genome shotgun sequence:
- the LOC143650658 gene encoding uncharacterized protein LOC143650658: MDSVTFEDVTVNFTLEEWALLDSSQRKLYRDVMLENFGNLSSVDEEAQFQANGSVAHENIFKQKTCKEQIMAKFTRNHSSAYALRKYLADHNIENQQKTLGGHHRRSHMVDKVCENNESSQCGETLSQTLNLYLQKKISSGVSLYECSECGKSFMHHSSLKRHIRSLTVHKPDGCKESGPACSRPSYLRTFMRTQSRKKTYVCKFCGKIFRYRYWFGEHIRTHTSDKTYESDQSGNVVSEFSSFTRHVRTYSGEKTGKCKECGKEFIYLGSYRKHMITHTQENPYECKLCAKTFTSSASFRRHDRVHTGEKPYHCKLCGKNFRYSQSFRRHGKIHTGEKPFKCQYCGKAFSSRESFKGHVRMHAGEKPYECKQCGKGFSCVRSVRKHEWIHTGEKPYKCKYCGKAYRSLTGFTVHVRMHTGEYPYECKQCGKAFRCHSSLKGHLMIHNGEKPFECGYCGKAFRLLRYFKGHVRMHTGEKPYQCKQCGKGFAFPESFVRHKRIHTGEMPYECKYCGKVFRWSESFQGHVRTHTGEKQYKCEICGKAFGWSSSFKSHVRMHSEEKP; encoded by the exons GActcagtgacctttgaagatgtgactGTGAACTTCACCCTGGAGGAGTGGGCTTTGCTAGATTCTTCTCAGAGGAAActctacagagatgtgatgctggaaaACTTTGGGAACCTGTCCTCAGTAG atgaggaggctCAATTTCAAGCCAATGGATCAGTTGCTCATGAGAATATTTTTAAGCAGAAGACGTGCAAGGAACAGATAATGGCAAAATTCACAAGAAATCATTCTAGTGCCTACGCATTACGAAAATATTTGGCAGACCATAACATTGAAAATCAGCAAAAAACACTGGGGGGGCATCACCG CAGAAGTCATATGGTGGACAAAGTctgtgaaaataatgaaagttctcAGTGTGGAGAAACCTTGAGCCAGACACTAAATCTCTATCtgcaaaagaaaatttcttctgGAGTAAGTCTTTATGAATGCAGTGAGTGTGGAAAATCCTTCATGCATCATTCCTCTCTTAAGCGGCACATCAGGTCTCTAACTGTACATAAACCAGATGGCTGTAAGGAAAGTGGACCAGCCTGCAGTCGTCCCTCCTACCTAAGAACATTCATGAGAActcaaagcagaaagaaaacctATGTATGTAAATTTTGTGGGAAAATCTTTCGTTATCGCTATTGGTTCGGTGAACATATTAGGACTCACACTTCAGATAAAACATATGAATCCGACCAATCTGGCAATGTCGTCAGTGAGTTCTCAAGTTTTACTAGACATGTGAGAACTTACAGTGGAGAGAAAACTGGTAAATGCAAGGAATGTGGGAAAGAGTTTATTTATCTTGGATCCTATAGAAAACACATGATAACACACACCCAAGAGAATCCCTATGAATGTAAACTGTGTGCTAAAACCTTCACTTCTTCTGCCTCCTTTAGAAGACATGACAGGGTTCACACAGGGGAGAAACCCTATCATTGTAAATTGTGTGGTAAAAACTTCAGGTATTCACAATCCTTTCGAAGACATGGaaaaattcacactggagaaaaacctttTAAATGTCAGTattgtgggaaagccttcagttcACGTGAATCCTTTAAAGGACATGTCAGAATGCAtgctggagagaaaccctacgaATGTAAACAGTGTGGTAAAGGCTTCAGTTGTGTCAGGTCAGTGAGAAAACATGAATggattcatactggagagaagccctacAAATGTAAGTATTGTGGGAAAGCCTACCGTTCACTTACAGGCTTTACAGTACACGTGAGAATGCACACTGGAGAGTATCCCTATGAATGTAAACAATGCGGCAAAGCCTTCCGATGTCACAGTTCATTAAAAGGACACTTAATGATTCACAATGGAGAGAAGCCCTTTGAATGCGGGTATTGTGGGAAAGCCTTCCGTTTGCTCAGATACTTTAAAGGACATGTGCGAatgcacactggagagaaaccctatcaGTGTAAACAGTGTGGCAAAGGCTTTGCTTTTCCAGAATCCTTTGTAAGACATAAAaggattcacactggagagatGCCTTATGAATGTAAATATTGTGGCAAAGTCTTCCGTTGGTCTGAATCTTTTCAAGGACATGTTAGAACACATACAGGAGAGAAGCAGTATAAATGTGAAATATGTGGGAAAGCTTTTGGCTGGTCCTCATCCTTTAAAAGCCATGTGAGAATGCACAGTGAAGAGAAACCCTAA